The Haloarchaeobius litoreus DNA window GGTGTCTCATCGAGGCCGACGTGCTCGACAAGGTCGGCGCGAACGGCACGGCCCTGATGCTGCTCCGGATGGGCTACGAGGCCCGCACGCACATGGACGCCGCCGAGATGGTCGACCGGGTGCTGGAGCGCGGCCACGACGCCGCAGAGCGCATCGAGAGCGACACCGCCGAGAGCATCGCACACCAGCGGCTCAAGCGCGTGAGGTGGTTCCGCGAGTGGCTGGAGCTGGAGGTCGCCGAGATGGAGCTCGGCGACGTCGACCCCGTCGTCTGAGGCGGGCGACCGCTGATTCTGCGTCACGGAGCGACGGCTATACGGGTGCGAGCGTCCGCACCGCGTCCACCAGGAAGAAGCCGCCGAACAGCGCCAGCACGACCGCGCTCGCGCCAGCGACGGCCGGCGCGAACCGGTCGACGCGCTTGCCGACGGCGACGAGCGTCGCCGGGAAGCCGGTGACCCAGAGCAGGATGCCGCCGAAGAAACCGACGACGAGCGCGGGCGAGCCCGCCTGCACGACGACCGTGCCGGCCAGCGTCTCGCTCACGTAGGGGACGTGGGTGAACACGTCGATGGTGCGGTCGTCGAGCATGTGGACGCCGACGGTGAGCCAGAAGACGATCTGGTAGGGGTTCGTGAGCGCGAGCACGAACGCCTTGGAGAAGCCCTTGCGGTCGTCGTCGGGGTCGATGTCGACGAAGTCGGTCTCGCTCATCGCGTCCCGGGCCGCGCCGTAGGCGAAGTAGAGCATGAGGACGCCACCGGCGGCGACCATGACGCCCTTGACCGTCGGGACGGTTTCGACGAAGGCGACGACGCCGAGCCACGCGAGCACGAAGAAGCAGGCGTCGGCGGTGAACGCGCCGAGGCCAGCCCGGAAGCCGGCGAGCCAGCCGCCGAGGACGCTCTCCTCGGCGATTATCGCGTTCATCGGCCCGGGCGGGGAGGCGAGTGCGAAGCCGAACAGCAGCCCCGCGAGCAGCGAGGCGAGCGTCGATGCCATCGGCGGCGGTACGCGAGTGGGCTACAAAAGCCGACCGGAGGCGGCGAAGGCTACGGGAGGACTGCCAGCACGTCGACAGTCAGCGGAAGGGTGCCGCCGAGCCAGTTCGCGACGGCGAAGACGGCGTCCGTGGCCGCCTCGACGAACGTCTCCCAGAACGAGAAGCCCGTCAGCAGCGCCAGGAACGTGTCCAGCCCGAAGAATCCGAACAGCGCGGCGGAGCCGATGTGTGCCATCCGGAGGTTCACCCGGTGGGAGAACCGGTGGAAGACGTAGGCGTTCGCGAGGCTCACCGGGACGATGGCGAGCATCTCGCCCGTCCAGATGGCCGGCGTCGCACCGTACTGGGCCGCGAGCCCGATGGTGACGAGCTGGGTCTTGTCGCCGAACTCGCCGGCGGCCATCATGCCGAAGATGGGGAACCACGCGGCGAGGCTGGCGGGGAGCTCGTAACCGAACACGGTCCTGGTCTCGTCGAGGCCCTCGACCGACCGGAGGACGCCGCCGTCCGTCTCGACGCCGTCTTCGTCGCCGGTGCCGATGCTGTCGAAGCTGCGGTCGCCGTCCTCCGGCATCGAGTGCAGGAGCAGTCCGGCGAACACGAGGAAGAGGGTGCCGGTGAACACGTCGAGGTAGACGCCGGGAAGCACACGGAGCAGGAACTCGCCGAAGAGGATCTCCAGTGCGGTCCAGCCGGCGAACGCCGTGGCCGCGGCGGAGACGACGACGAGCGGGTGATAGCGCGCCGACAGCCCGGCGATGATGAACTGCACCTTCTCCCCCGGCAGCACGGCGAGCTGGGCGACGAACGCGACGACGACGATCTCCGCGAAGCCGGTCACGCCTCGGGCACCTCCTCGGTGGAGACGGCGTCGGTCTCGACCCGCTTGACGCGGATGGAGTCGGCGATCTCCTCCGGGAGGCTCTGTCGGCCGCCGTCACTGACCGCGACGGTGACCATCCCGAAGGGGGCCACGTCGACGATTCGGACGACCGTGCCGGGGGTGATGTTCGCGTCCTTCAGGTACCGGAGCTCGTCCTCGTCGCGGTCGCTGACGCGGGATATCTCGAGGAGGGTTCCGGGGTCGTGTGCGGACAGACGGGTGTGCTCGGCGTCCGCCGGTGGCGAGAGGTCGGCGTCCGGGATCGGGTCGCCGTGGGGGTCGACGGTGGGGTTGCCGAGCGCCTCGGCGACACGGCGCTCGAACTCCTCGGAGATGTGGTGTTCGAGCACGTCGGCCTCCTCGTGCACCTCGGACCAGTCGTAGTCGAGGTGTTCGGTGAGGTAGGCCTCCAGCAGCCGGTGGTGCCGCAGGACCTCGAGCGCGACGGTGATGCCCTCGTCGGTCAGCTCGACACCCTTGTACTTCTCGCGCTCCACGAACCCACGTTCGTCGAGCTTCTCGACCATGCTCGTCACCGTCGGCGGGGTGACGTCCAGGTACTCCGCGATTTCGGAGGTCGAGACCGGCGGGTCGTCGCGCTCCTGGAGGATGTAGATCGCCTTGAGGTAGTCCTCCATCACGTCGGAAAGCATCCTTGTCGAGAATTAGACGACTCTAAAGGAAAAGTTGCCCGGTTGCAGCAGCACGAGGTGGGTGGGAGCTGGAAACGAGGCGGCGGTCAGATACCCTGGCCCATCAGGTGGCTGCGGAGGATGTCGTCGTCCTTGTTGCCCGTGCCGGTGTTGACGAGCACGACGGTGTCGTCCTCGTCGAACTCGCCCTCCTCGGCGAGCTTCCACGCGCCCGAGGCGGCCGCGGCGCAGGTCGCGCCCATCTCCAGGCCCTCGTGCTGGGCGACGGTGATGGCGGCGTCGAGGATGTCTGGGTCGTCCGTCGCGACCGCACCGCCGTCGGACTCGCGGAGCACGTCGAGGATCCACGGGCTCGCGCCGGGGTCGGGTATCTCGATGCCGCCGCAGATGGTGTCGGGGTGCTCCCACGCCTCGTGGACGTCCTTGCCCTCCTGGAAGGCGGCGACGACGGGTGCACAGCCGGTCGCCTGCGCCGCGTAGAAGCCGGGCACGTCCTCGGTCAGCCCCAGTGCCTCGAACTCCTCCGCTGCCTTGTGCATCCCGACGAGGCCGACGCCGCCGCCGGTCGGGTAGACCACCGCGTCGGGGGTCTCCCAGTCCAGCTGCTCGGCGATCTCGTAGTACATCGTCTTCTTACCCTCGTGGCGGTACGGCGTCTCGAACGTCTTCACCGAGTACCAGTGCTCGTTCTCCGGGTCGGCCATCGCCTCGGCGAACGCCTCGCCCGCGTCGGTGATGCGCCCGCCGACGACGGTCATGTCGCCACCGTGGACGTTCACCATCGCCTTGTTCGTGAACCCGGAGCGCGCCGGGAGGAACACGTGCGAGTCCATGCCGGCCCGGGCGGCGTACGCCGAGGCGGCCTGGCCCGCGTTCCCCGCCGACGCCAGCGCCACGTCCGTCGCGCCGTGCTGGGCCGCCGCGGTCATCGCGACGGTCTGCCC harbors:
- a CDS encoding LysE family translocator; translation: MASTLASLLAGLLFGFALASPPGPMNAIIAEESVLGGWLAGFRAGLGAFTADACFFVLAWLGVVAFVETVPTVKGVMVAAGGVLMLYFAYGAARDAMSETDFVDIDPDDDRKGFSKAFVLALTNPYQIVFWLTVGVHMLDDRTIDVFTHVPYVSETLAGTVVVQAGSPALVVGFFGGILLWVTGFPATLVAVGKRVDRFAPAVAGASAVVLALFGGFFLVDAVRTLAPV
- a CDS encoding TMEM165/GDT1 family protein; translation: MTGFAEIVVVAFVAQLAVLPGEKVQFIIAGLSARYHPLVVVSAAATAFAGWTALEILFGEFLLRVLPGVYLDVFTGTLFLVFAGLLLHSMPEDGDRSFDSIGTGDEDGVETDGGVLRSVEGLDETRTVFGYELPASLAAWFPIFGMMAAGEFGDKTQLVTIGLAAQYGATPAIWTGEMLAIVPVSLANAYVFHRFSHRVNLRMAHIGSAALFGFFGLDTFLALLTGFSFWETFVEAATDAVFAVANWLGGTLPLTVDVLAVLP
- a CDS encoding metal-dependent transcriptional regulator, with product MLSDVMEDYLKAIYILQERDDPPVSTSEIAEYLDVTPPTVTSMVEKLDERGFVEREKYKGVELTDEGITVALEVLRHHRLLEAYLTEHLDYDWSEVHEEADVLEHHISEEFERRVAEALGNPTVDPHGDPIPDADLSPPADAEHTRLSAHDPGTLLEISRVSDRDEDELRYLKDANITPGTVVRIVDVAPFGMVTVAVSDGGRQSLPEEIADSIRVKRVETDAVSTEEVPEA
- a CDS encoding threonine synthase, with product METTEAFVGLDCVDCGERFDAAAETHRCPDCGGILDPAYAYDDVSLSREALADRPFESMWRYAELLPFTRGSAVTMDEGATALVECPTLADELGVAEVYIKDEGRNPTGTFKDRGQTVAMTAAAQHGATDVALASAGNAGQAASAYAARAGMDSHVFLPARSGFTNKAMVNVHGGDMTVVGGRITDAGEAFAEAMADPENEHWYSVKTFETPYRHEGKKTMYYEIAEQLDWETPDAVVYPTGGGVGLVGMHKAAEEFEALGLTEDVPGFYAAQATGCAPVVAAFQEGKDVHEAWEHPDTICGGIEIPDPGASPWILDVLRESDGGAVATDDPDILDAAITVAQHEGLEMGATCAAAASGAWKLAEEGEFDEDDTVVLVNTGTGNKDDDILRSHLMGQGI